A genomic region of Salvelinus alpinus chromosome 12, SLU_Salpinus.1, whole genome shotgun sequence contains the following coding sequences:
- the LOC139536072 gene encoding protein BTG2-like, translating to MNQGYSSRGEMGPEVTAAATFVSRLLRTRGFLSEHQLHDFRDCLQQSLSEHYQNHWFPDRPQKGSGYRCIRMNHEMDPIIGRAAGRIGLTSDQLFALLPRELTLWVDPFEVSYRIGEDGSICVLYEAAAPAPAAAPSPDPTQNCKNQFLIGGRTSPPKNYLMTVSS from the exons ATGAACCAAGGATACTCATCTAGAGGTGAAATGGGCCCCGAAGTAACGGCAGCTGCGACGTTTGTTTCCAGGTTATTGAGAACAAGAGGCTTCCTGAGTGAACACCAACTTCATGATTTCAGAGATTGTCTTCAACAGTCATTATCAG AGCACTACCAGAACCACTGGTTCCCAGACAGACCACAGAAGGGCTCGGGCTACCGCTGCATCCGAATGAACCATGAAATGGACCCAATTATTGGCAGGGCTGCTGGTCGGATCGGACTTACTAGCGATCAGCTCTTCGCCCTCCTGCCCCGGGAGCTGACCCTCTGGGTGGACCCTTTTGAGGTCTCTTACCGCATCGGGGAGGATGGCTCCATATGTGTCCTCTATGAAGCAGCGGCCCCAGCGCCAGCAGCAGCACCAAGCCCCGACCCCACACAAAACTGCAAGAATCAATTTCTGATCGGTGGCCGCACTAGCCCGCCGAAGAACTACCTGATGACCGTCTCGAGCTAG